The Helianthus annuus cultivar XRQ/B chromosome 16, HanXRQr2.0-SUNRISE, whole genome shotgun sequence genome includes a window with the following:
- the LOC110915086 gene encoding disease resistance protein RPV1, producing the protein MASSSSSSATSSDHNKKRYQYDVFLSFSGEDTRRSFVDHLNNALQGYGIRTFKDDERLQKGKEIKDELLKSIEDSRICIIVFSKKYASSSWCLDELVKIMECQKTPDQIAIPVFYDVEPTEVRKQSGSVGEAFAKHTNKVVVWKPLTKNVLKKAHARHTIKKLGKWRKALKDAANLSGWELKNTADGHEAKVIKKVVKQVSLVLGSINTGVDENLVGMEQRMQDLDPYLGIGMDDVRIIGIKGMGGAGKTTLARAIFDKLSIDFEGRSFVENVREKASKSGLEKLQKQVLRDVLKDKGLTVSSVHQGRNMIKTRLCGKKALVVLDDVDHRDQLEALAGNPNWFKLGSRIIVTTRDEQVLIAHGVKCIHEVTLLSNMEAIRLFRLHAFRADSPTEEYEMQAFEVVHYADGLPLTIKVLGSLLCGKTKLEWIEALRRLKTIPLQETLKKLELSYESLEDDYKQIFLDVACFLKDWEEDDVIRMLQSCGFHATNGLQVLEKKSLLTLNKSSDSFIQMHDHLVELGKYIVRRKHPDKPNKHSRLWVQEEIENVLSDNSGSVAARYIQLNITPSTFLEGLGNMKNLRCLIVNRREYEKDFTQKDFSGYVKIDEACVCIPNSLRYICWFQYPLWHLPKTFEGNNLVALKMPNSEIKQLWEGGKVTKNLRFLDLSFSKLQSLDLGLTHSLEWLHLEGCIGLEKIDVEGGCLKSLVYLNLTNCSNLKCILFIEQLESLEVLYIGKLDLKEFPDYIITGHSRNTLLELHLSQNTYIEVPSSIGNLHKLVSLHLDGCINVKSLPGSICNLQQLRSLNLSFTGIKDLPEDLGLLECLEELNLTYTEVKHLPESICMLKHLKTLLLRWCSSLEKLPEDVGHLESLEILHLQSCRKLREVPNSICKLKCLKELELRGCSRVEKLPNELENLKCLQLLDVHGTGIIHLPHSIYSLKGLKIERSKLKDQKLEDYIQLCAKYDSEKRQTQGFQHLRTLDLGRCGIEEVPEAVGQLECLEALRLDCRNIEYLPDTICMLKHLKKLVLISCLYLEKLPDDVGQLKSLEEIQLLRCYNTRDILNNICTLKHLKLLFLEGCDSIEELPEAVGQLECLEGLLLRDTHVRHLPDSICMLKHLKKLILEHCVRLEKLPDDVGQLEESLEVLSLQRCYSIRDIPSSICMLKQLKRLDLCHCFCLEKLPEDIGQLESLEILYLIRCYNITEIPNSICSLQHLRTLNLSYTHIEELPEDLGQLECLEHLDLSYTKVKHLSGNICMLKHLKTLSLFDCQLLEKLPEDVGLLESLEKLELSLCPNLREIPNSICKLKCLKQLFLKVCRRVEKLPDKLGNLKCLEHLEVSGTGITHLPQSIYSMKGLKIIFKPNDHLL; encoded by the exons ATggcttcatcttcttcttcttctgcaaCTTCCAGCGATCACAACAAGAAGAGGTATCAGTACGATGTATTCTTAAGCTTCAGCGGTGAAGACACCCGTAGAAGCTTCGTCGATCATCTAAACAATGCTCTTCAGGGGTACGGTATTCGCACTTTCAAAGACGACGAGAGACTCCAAAAAGGCAAAGAGATCAAAGACGAGCTCTTGAAGTCTATTGAAGACTCCAGGATCTGCATTATTGTTTTCTCTAAGAAGTACGCATCTTCATCCTGGTGTTTGGATGAGCTCGTAAAGATTATGGAGTGCCAGAAGACACCCGATCAAATTGCGATCCCTGTGTTCTATGATGTAGAACCCACTGAAGTTCGCAAACAAAGCGGGTCAGTTGGAGAAGCATTTGccaagcatacgaataaggtggTCGTTTGGAAACCCCTTACCAAGAACGTTTTAAAAAAAGCGCATGCTAGACATACCATTAAAAAGTTGGGGAAATGGAGAAAGGCTTTGAAAGATGCAGCCAATTTGTCTGGATGGGAGTTGAAGAACACTGCTGATGG ACATGAAGCAAAAGTCATCAAAAAAGTTGTTAAGCAGGTTTCACTCGTGTTAGGGTCTATTAATACGGGGGTTGATGAGAATTTAGTAGGCATGGAACAGAGGATGCAAGATCTCGATCCTTACTTAGGGATTGGTATGGATGATGTCCGCATAATAGGGATCAAGGGCATGGGAGGTGCTGGGAAGACAACTTTGGCGCGAGCTATTTTTGATAAACTATCCATTGATTTCGAGGGTAGAAGCTTTGTTGAAAATGTGAGGGAAAAAGCCTCTAAGTCGGGTTTGGAGAAGTTGCAAAAACAAGTCCTTCGAGATGTATTAAAGGATAAAGGCCTTACTGTAAGTAGTGTTCATCAAGGGAGAAACATGATAAAAACAAGGTTATGTGGGAAAAAAGCTCTAGTTGTTCTCGATGACGTGGATCATAGAGACCAACTTGAGGCATTAGCTGGTAATCCTAATTGGTTCAAGTTGGGAAGTAGAATTATAGTTACAACTAGAGACGAGCAGGTGCTCATAGCACATGGAGTGAAATGTATCCATGAGGTCACTCTGTTGTCGAATATGGAAGCAATTCGCCTGTTCCGTTTGCATGCATTTCGAGCAGATAGTCCAACTGAGGAGTATGAAATGCAAGCATTTGAAGTTGTACATTATGCTGATGGTCTCCCCTTAACAATCAAAGTTTTAGGTTCACTTCTGTGTGGTAAAACCAAGCTTGAGTGGATAGAAGCATTACGAAGACTCAAAACAATTCCTTTACAGGAAACATTAAAAAAATTGGAACTAAGCTATGAAAGCCTGGAGGATGATTACAAGCAAATATTCCTAGATGTGGCATGCTTCCTCAAAGATTGGGAAGAAGATGATGTAATAAGAATGCTTCAGAGCTGTGGATTTCACGCTACAAATGGTTTACAAGTTCTTGAGAAAAAATCTCTCTTAACTTTAAATAAAAGTTCTGATTCATTTATACAAATGCATGACCACTTAGTGGAACTGGGCAAGTATATTGTACGTCGTAAGCATCCGGATAAGCCCAACAAACATAGCCGATTATgggttcaagaggaaattgaaaaTGTCTTGTCTGATAACTCG GGTAGCGTTGCAGCAAGATATATACAACTAAATATCACTCCTAGTACTTTTCTTGAAGGTTTGGGAAACATGAAAAATCTTAGATGCCTTATTGTGAACAGAAGAGAGTACGAAAAAGATTttacccaaaaagatttttccgGTTATGTGAAGATTGACGAAGCTTGCGTATGCATTCCAAATTCGTTACGATACATATGTTGGTTCCAATACCCTCTCTGGCAtttacccaaaacatttgaagGAAACAATCTTGTTGCACTTAAAATGCCTAACAGTGAAATCAAACAACTTTGGGAAGGGGGAAAG GTTACGAAGAACCTCCGATTTCTTGAtttgagtttttcaaaattaCAGAGCCTTGACCTTGGGCTGACACACAGTCTTGAGTGGTTACATCTTGAAGGTTGCATTGGTTTGGAAAAAATTGACGTGGAAGGTGGATGTCTAAAAAGCCTTGTGTATTTAAACCTAACTAACTGCTCGAATTTGAAATGTATTTTGTTTATAGAGCAGTTGGAATCTCTTGAGGTTCTTTATATAGGTAAATTAGATCTGAAGGAATTCCCGGATTATATAATCACAGGGCACTCCCGCAATACTTTGCTAGAGCTTCATCTTTCACAAAATACCTATATAGAAGTACCCTCATCAATTGGAAATCTTCATAAGCTTGTCTCTCTACATCTCGATGGTTGCATTAATGTCAAGAGTCTTCCAGGAAGCATTTGTAATTTACAACAATTGAGGTCTCTTAATCTTTCTTTCACTGGCATAAAGGACTTGCCAGAGGACCTTGGTCTACTGGAATGTTTAGAAGAGCTAAATTTAACTTATACAGAAGTTAAGCATCTTCCTGAGAGCATTTGTATGTTGAAACATCTCAAAACTTTACTTCTTCGATGGTGTAGTTCTCTTGAGAAGTTACCTGAGGATGTTGGCCATTTAGAATCTTTGGAGATATTACATCTACAATCTTGCCGTAAGTTAAGAGAAGTTCCGAATAGCATTTGTAAGTTGAAATGTCTCAAAGAGTTGGAGCTTAGAGGATGTAGCAGGGTTGAAAAACTGCCTAACGAACTTGAAAATTTAAAATGTCTACAATTATTAGATGTTCACGGCACCGGCATAATTCACCTTCCACATAGCATTTATTCATTGAAAGGTTTGAAAATTGAAAGATCCAAATTGAAAGATCAAAAATTAGAGGATTATATTCAGTTATGTGCCAAATATGATTCTGAGAAGCGTCAAACACAGGGTTTTCAACATCTAAGAACCCTTGACCTTGGAAGATGTGGCATAGAAGAAGTGCCTGAGGCCGTTGGGCAATTGGAATGTTTAGAAGCGCTACGTTTAGATTGTAGAAACATTGAATATCTACCTGATACAATTTGTATGCTGAAACATTTGAAAAAACTCGTTCTCATAAGTTGTTTATATCTTGAAAAGTTACCTGATGATGTCGGCCAATTAAAATCATTAGAGGAGATACAGCTATTAAGGTGCTATAATACAAGGGATATTCTGAATAACATTTGTACGTTGAAACATCTGAAACTGTTATTTCTTGAAGGTTGTGATAGCATTGAAGAATTGCCTGAGGCCGTAGGGCAATTGGAATGTTTAGAAGGGCTACTTTTACGTGATACACATGTTAGACATCTCCCTGATAGCATTTGTATGCTGAAACACTTGAAAAAACTCATTCTTGAACATTGTGTACGTCTTGAGAAGTTGCCTGACGATGTTGGCCAATTAGAAGAATCTCTGGAGGTATTATCTCTACAAAGGTGCTATAGCATTAGAGATATTCCAAGCAGCATTTGTATGTTGAAACAACTGAAAAGACTGGACCTTTGTCATTGTTTCTGTCTTGAGAAGTTACCAGAGGATATTGGCCAGTTAGAATCTTTGGAGATATTATATCTAATAAGGTGCTATAATATAACAGAGATTCCAAACAGCATTTGTAGTTTACAGCATTTGAGAACTCTTAACCTTTCTTACACTCACATAGAGGAATTGCCAGAGGACCTTGGCCAACTAGAGTGTTTAGAGCACCTTGATTTAAGTTATACAAAAGTTAAACATCTCTCTGGTAACATTTGTATGTTGAAACATCTCAAAACCCTATCTCTTTTCGATTGTCAGCTTCTTGAGAAGTTACCTGAGGATGTTGGCCTATTAGAATCTTTGGAGAAATTAGAACTATCACTTTGCCCTAATTTAAGAGAAATTCCCAACAGCATTTGTAAGTTGAAATGCCTCAAACAGTTGTTCCTTAAAGTATGTAGGAGGGTTGAAAAACTGCCAGACAAACTAGGAAACTTAAAATGTTTAGAACATTTAGAAGTTTCGGGTACTGGCATAACTCACCTTCCACAGAGCATTTATTCAATGAAAGGTTTGAAAATCATCTTCAAACCCAATGATCATTTGTTGTGA
- the LOC110919951 gene encoding TMV resistance protein N-like, translating to MLAGDTNWFKPGSRIIITTRDEQVLKEHKVRWIHDVGLLSDEEAVELFSRYAFGKDIPPQGYEKYSREVNKPIPLGDTLRKLEVSYEILEDDHKEIFLDVACFLQGLDLQDAIRILESCRFDAEHGLRVLKHKSLITLEISSKITLEGLPSVTIGMHDQLVEMGKNIVRREHPNKHSRLWIQKDIEQVLAGNSVSEATRCIIPKINRPIFLEGLGNMKKLEALLWKTITNYSGTNTLIGVYPKHLKQIILLSFMSHSNIIQLWEGGKVMTKLKILILDDTRFKRLDLGLTPNLQRLHLKWCFDLMESLVCLDIGDLELKKFPDYIITGHSINSLRVLNLSYNRNIEVPSSICSLQQLRILNLRNTCIEELPENLGQLECLEYLDLSCTKVKHLPGSICMLKHLNTLLLRGCERLEKLPEGVHQLESLENLDLEFCIDLRM from the exons ATGTTAGCTGGTGATACTAATTGGTTCAAGCCAGGAAGTAGAATTATTATTACAACTAGAGATGAGCAGGTGCTCAAAGAGCATAAAGTGAGATGGATACATGATGTCGGTCTTTTATCGGATGAGGAAGCAGTTGAACTCTTCAGTAGGTATGCATTCGGGAAAGATATTCCCCCTCAAGGGTATGAAAAGTATTCACGTGAAGTT AACAAACCAATTCCGTTGGGGGATACTCTTAGAAAACTGGAAGTAAGTTATGAAATTCTAGAGGATGATCATAAGGAAATATTCCTTGATGTGGCATGCTTCCTTCAAGGTTTGGATTTACAAGATGCAATAAGGATTCTTGAAAGTTGCAGATTTGATGCTGAACATGGTTTAAGAGTTCTTAAGCATAAATCTCTAATAACTTTAGAAATAAGTTCAAAAATAACTTTAGAAGGACTTCCTAGTGTAACCATAGGCATGCATGACCAGCTCGTAGAAATGGGCAAGAATATTGTACGCCGTGAGCATCCGAACAAACATAGCCGATTATGGATTCAAAAGGACATCGAACAAGTCTTGGCTGGTAACTCG GTAAGTGAAGCAACAAGATGTATAATTCCGAAAATCAATCGTCCTATTTTTTTGGAAGGTCTTGGAAATATGAAGAAATTAGAAGCCTTATTGTGGAAGACAATAACCAATTAT AGTGGTACCAATACCCTCATTGGTGTTTACCCGAAACATTTGAAGCAAATAATCTTGTTGAGCTTCATGTCTCACAGCAATATCATACAACTCTGGGAAGGGGGAAAG GTTATGACGAAGCTAAAAATACTTATTTTGGATGATACAAGGTTCAAAAGGCTTGACCTTGGGCTGACACCCAATCTTCAAAGGTTACATCTAAAATGGTGTTTTGATTTG ATGGAATCTCTTGTGTGTCTTGATATAGGTGATTTAGAACTGAAGAAATTCCCAGATTATATAATCACAGGGCACTCAATCAATAGTTTGCGAGTCCTGAATCTTTCATACAATCGCAATATTGAAGTACCATCATCAATTTGCAGTTTACAACAATTGAGAATTCTTAACCTTCGAAACACTTGCATAGAGGAATTGCCCGAGAATCTGGGCCAATTGGAATGTTTAGAATACCTAGATTTAAGTTGTACAAAGGTTAAACATCTTCCTGGTAGCATTTGTATGTTGAAACATCTCAATACACTACTTCTTAGAGGATGTGAGCGTCTTGAGAAGTTACCTGAGGGTGTTCACCAATTAGAATCTCTGGAGAATTTAGATCTTGAATTTTGCATTGATTTAAGAATGTAA